One segment of Cynocephalus volans isolate mCynVol1 chromosome 8, mCynVol1.pri, whole genome shotgun sequence DNA contains the following:
- the MASP2 gene encoding mannan-binding lectin serine protease 2 translates to MSSLDSEHVQTFDCSQGGLSGVRKQSQLKSELAVGNQRMPLKAKEEGRQWPALQKQPGAWKLLILLGLLGGSAAAPSDLQWPEPVFGRLASPGFPGTYDNNQEQHWTLTAPPGYRLRLYFTHFDLELSHLCEYDFVKLSSGTKVLATLCGHESTDTERAPGNDTFYSLGSRLDVTFRSDYSNEKPFTGFEAFYAAEDIDECQGEAPACDHHCHNHLGGFYCSCRAGYVLHHNKRTCSALCSGQVFTQRSGELSSPEYPQPYPKLSSCTYSIHLEEGFSVILDFMESFDVETHPETPCPYDILKIQTDREEYGPFCGKTLPHRIETKSNTVTITFVTDESGDHTGWKIHYTSTAQPCPYPMAPPNGHISPVQAKYILKDSFSVFCETGYELLQDNLPLKSFAAVCQKDGSWDQPTPECSIVDCGPPDDLPNGQVEYITGPEATTYKAVIQYSCKETFYTMKTNDGKYVCEADGFWTSSKGEKSLPVCEPVCGLSTRTTGGRIYGGQNAKLGDFPWQVLLLGETTAAGALLYDNWILTAAHAVYRQKEDASSLDIRMGTLKRLSPHYTQAWAEAVFIHEAYTHDAGFDNDIALIKLKNKVVINSNIIPICLPGKEAESFMRTNDIGTVSGWGLTQRGFLARSLMFVDVPIVDRQKCTAAYEKKPYQGGRVTNNMLCAGLESGGKDSCRGDSGGALVFLDNETQRWFVGGIVSWGSINCGEADQYGVYTKVINYIPWIKNIINNFNLHVLNQ, encoded by the exons GAAATCAGAGGATGCCCCTCAAGGCCAAGGAGGAGGGGAGACAGTGGCCCGCGCTGCAGAAACAGCCGGGTGCCTGGAA GCTGCTGATCCTCCTGGGCCTGCTGGGTGGCTCAGCAGCCGCGCCCTCGGACCTGCAGTGGCCTGAGCCCGTGTTCGGGCGCCTGGCGTCCCCTGGCTTCCCAGGGACGTATGACAACAACCAGGAGCAGCACTGGACCCTGACTGCACCCCCCGGCTACCGCCTTCGCCTCTACTTCACCCACTTTGACCTGGAGCTCTCCCACCTCTGCGAGTACGACTtcgtcaag CTGAGCTCGGGAACCAAGGTGCTGGCCACACTGTGCGGCCATGAGAGCACAGACACAGAGCGGGCGCCCGGCAATGACACCTTCTACTCGCTGGGCTCCAGACTGGATGTCACCTTCCGCTCCGACTACTCCAATGAGAAGCCGTTCACAGGCTTTGAGGCCTTCTACGCAGCAGAGG ACATCGATGAGTGCCAAGGAGAGGCACCTGCCTGCGACCACCACTGCCACAACCACCTGGGTGGCTTCTACTGCTCCTGCCGAGCGGGCTATGTCCTCCACCACAACAAGCGCACCTGTTCGG cccTGTGCTCGGGCCAGGTCTTCACTCAGCGGTCTGGGGAGCTCAGCAGCCCCGAATACCCACAGCCGTACCCCAAACTCTCCAGTTGCACTTACAGCATCCACCTGGAGGAGGGGTTCAGTGTCATCCTGGACTTCATGGAGTCCTTTGACGTGGAAACGCACCCCGAAACCCCGTGTCCCTATGACATCCTCAAG ATTCAAACAGACAGAGAGGAATATGGGCCATTTTGTGGGAAGACTTTGCCCCACAGAATTGAAACGAAGAGCAACACCGTGACCATCACCTTTGTTACCGATGAGTCAGGGGACCACACAGGCTGGAAGATCCACTACACAAGCACAG CGCAGCCTTGCCCTTATCCGATGGCACCACCTAACGGCCACATTTCACCTGTGCAAGCCAAATACATCCTGAAGGACAGCTTCTCCGTCTTTTGTGAGACTGGCTACGAGCTTCTGCAA GATAATTTGCCCCTGAAATCATTTGCTGCAGTCTGTCAGAAAGATGGATCTTGGGACCAACCGACGCCAGAGTGCAGCA TTGTTGACTGTGGCCCTCCTGATGATCTACCCAATGGCCAAGTGGAATATATCACAGGTCCTGAAGCGACCACGTACAAAGCAGTGATTCAGTACAGCTGTAAAGAGACTTTCTACACAATGAAAACGAATGATG GTAAATATGTGTGTGAGGCTGATGGATTCTGGACGAGctccaaaggagaaaaatcactCCCAGTCTGTGAGCCTG TTTGTGGACTATCAACCCGTACTACAGGAGGTCGTATATATGGAGGGCAAAATGCAAAGCTTGGTGATTTCCCTTGGCAAGTCCTGTTATTAGGTGAAACTACAGCAGCAGGTGCCCTTTTATATGACAACTGGATCTTGACGGCTGCTCATGCCGTATATAGGCAAAAAGAAGATGCCTCTTCCTTGGACATTCGAATGGGTACCCTGAAGAGACTATCACCTCATTACACACAAGCCTGGGCCGAGGCTGTTTTTATACATGAAGCTTACACTCATGATGCTGGTTTCGACAATGACATAGCACTGATTAAGTTGAAGAACAAAGTTGTAATCAATAGCAACATCATACCTATTTGCCTGCCAGGAAAAGAAGCTGAATCCTTTATGAGGACAAATGACATTGGAACAGTATCTGGATGGGGATTAACCCAAAGGGGTTTTCTTGCTAGAAGTCTAATGTTTGTTGACGTACCAATTGTTGACCGTCAAAAATGTACTGCTGCATATGAAAAGAAGCCCTATCAAGGGGGAAGGGTAACTAATAACATGCTTTGTGCAGGCTTAGAAAGTGGGGGCAAAGATAGTTGTAGAGGTGACAGTGGGGGGGCATTAGTGTTTCTAGATAACGAGACACAGAGGTGGTTTGTGGGAGGAATAGTGTCCTGGGGTTCCATTAATTGTGGGGAAGCAGATCAGTATGGAGTATACACAAAAGTCATTAACTATATTCCCTGGATCAAGaacataattaataattttaatctgCATGTCCTCAATCagtaa